A single window of uncultured Methanospirillum sp. DNA harbors:
- a CDS encoding DUF4956 domain-containing protein: MSDYALFVAGMVINLIFSLIVVRGIYYPHRRAQDYVFTFMAFSVVVYLIMGLFTSVELSIGAGFGLFALFSVLRYRTDTVPIREMTYLFVIIALPILNSILFGSGQYGNLVLSNMMVILVLWVLEEKWGFRYEQRKLVRYERIELVRADRCDELIADLRNRTGLPITKVEVVEMDYLRDSADLMISYDEDAPIVPPESPGVLTIPTGSDQQPVSAGITGQ, encoded by the coding sequence ATGTCTGATTATGCCCTATTTGTGGCCGGGATGGTGATAAACCTCATCTTCTCACTGATTGTTGTCAGAGGGATCTACTACCCGCACCGCCGGGCTCAGGACTATGTCTTTACGTTCATGGCCTTCTCCGTGGTTGTGTACCTGATAATGGGGCTCTTCACCTCTGTTGAACTCTCCATAGGTGCCGGGTTCGGGCTGTTCGCACTCTTCTCCGTTCTACGGTACAGGACCGATACTGTTCCGATCAGAGAGATGACCTACCTCTTCGTCATCATCGCCCTGCCGATCCTGAACTCGATCCTCTTTGGCAGTGGTCAGTACGGAAACCTGGTTCTCTCAAACATGATGGTCATCCTGGTTCTCTGGGTTCTTGAGGAGAAGTGGGGGTTCAGGTATGAACAACGTAAACTAGTCAGGTACGAGCGGATAGAACTGGTTCGTGCGGATCGTTGTGATGAACTGATTGCAGATCTCAGGAACAGAACCGGTCTGCCTATCACAAAGGTCGAGGTCGTTGAGATGGATTACCTGCGTGACTCGGCAGATCTCATGATCTCGTATGACGAGGATGCCCCGATTGTACCACCGGAATCTCCCGGAGTCCTGACAATACCGACCGGTTCTGATCAACAACCGGTCTCCGCAGGTATCACCGGCCAATAA
- the eno gene encoding phosphopyruvate hydratase produces the protein MDTSIKIIKAREIIDSRGNPTVEVDVTLSSGIMARAACPSGASTGIHEAVERRDGGARFSGKGVLGAVTSVNSEIVKALTGMNAADQKAIDEKMVALDGTENKGKLGANAILTVSMAVARAHAAADGIPLFRSLASGPYSLPVPCMNIMNGGAHANWQGSDFQEYMIAPVGAPDFPHAMQWGCEVYQSLKSVLKKKGLSTGVGDEGGFAPQVPSNSEPVSLIITAIEEAGYAPGKDICVVLDPASSEFFKDGIYTLKTEKRSLSSGEMADYYRDLTTTFPIISIEDGLAEDDWAGWAELTKAIGSKVQLVGDDLFVTNTARISRGIKEKSANAVLIKLNQIGTVTETIDAVRMAQKEGWGAMISHRSGETCDSFIADLSVALSTGQIKTGAPCRGERVEKYNQLLRIGEELGSSAAYAGRSAFRTSA, from the coding sequence ATGGATACAAGTATCAAGATAATAAAAGCCCGGGAGATCATCGACTCCCGTGGTAATCCCACGGTTGAGGTTGATGTAACACTTTCGAGCGGGATCATGGCCCGTGCAGCCTGTCCGTCCGGTGCTTCAACCGGTATCCACGAGGCTGTGGAACGCAGGGACGGGGGAGCAAGGTTCTCAGGAAAAGGTGTTCTCGGAGCGGTGACCTCTGTTAACAGCGAGATTGTCAAGGCTCTTACTGGCATGAATGCAGCAGATCAGAAGGCGATCGATGAGAAGATGGTCGCCCTTGATGGCACCGAGAACAAGGGAAAACTCGGGGCAAATGCTATTCTTACCGTCTCGATGGCTGTCGCACGGGCTCATGCAGCAGCAGATGGAATCCCGCTCTTCCGCTCCCTTGCGTCCGGTCCATACTCGCTTCCGGTTCCGTGCATGAACATCATGAACGGAGGAGCCCATGCAAACTGGCAGGGTTCTGACTTCCAGGAGTACATGATCGCACCGGTTGGAGCTCCTGATTTTCCCCATGCGATGCAGTGGGGATGTGAGGTCTACCAGTCACTCAAATCTGTCCTCAAGAAGAAGGGGCTCTCCACCGGTGTCGGTGACGAGGGTGGGTTTGCCCCACAGGTTCCCTCAAACAGCGAACCAGTCTCACTCATCATTACTGCCATCGAGGAGGCAGGGTATGCTCCTGGCAAGGATATCTGTGTAGTCCTCGATCCTGCTTCGAGCGAGTTCTTCAAGGATGGTATATACACTCTGAAGACCGAGAAACGGTCCCTCTCTTCCGGAGAGATGGCAGACTATTACCGCGATCTTACGACGACATTCCCTATCATCTCGATAGAGGATGGACTTGCCGAGGATGACTGGGCAGGATGGGCTGAGCTGACAAAGGCGATCGGCTCGAAGGTTCAGCTGGTTGGTGACGATCTCTTTGTCACGAATACTGCACGCATCAGCAGGGGTATCAAAGAGAAGTCTGCCAACGCTGTTCTGATAAAACTCAACCAGATCGGCACAGTGACCGAGACGATCGATGCGGTAAGAATGGCACAGAAAGAGGGATGGGGAGCGATGATCTCGCACCGGAGTGGGGAGACCTGCGACTCGTTCATTGCCGACCTATCAGTTGCCCTTTCCACTGGACAGATCAAGACCGGAGCACCCTGCAGGGGTGAGCGTGTCGAGAAGTATAACCAACTGCTCCGTATCGGTGAGGAACTCGGATCCTCTGCAGCATATGCAGGAAGATCCGCGTTCAGAACCTCGGCTTGA
- the phoU gene encoding phosphate signaling complex protein PhoU, translated as MTEKSQAELEQLHQSVVSFGKFALKMLKDGIDAFESGNTEQAMEISRLKNELKSSFVPLEDSLFQYLALYQPVAKDMRECVASIRIIYNFERIGRMGYDIAETTAILTKCCNLKDCEALISMGRLVITMIEDALSAYEERSITKIITMRDRDEEVDTLYCDVLTGFIGRMQEEKDAVPVLTRYVIIDRYLERCGDQACNIAEMIVYMITGDRVEIN; from the coding sequence ATGACAGAAAAAAGCCAGGCAGAACTTGAGCAACTCCACCAGTCGGTGGTCTCGTTCGGAAAGTTTGCACTCAAAATGCTGAAGGATGGTATTGATGCATTTGAGTCAGGAAATACAGAGCAGGCGATGGAGATATCCCGGCTCAAGAACGAACTGAAATCTTCGTTCGTCCCGCTGGAGGATTCACTCTTCCAGTACCTTGCCCTTTACCAGCCGGTAGCCAAGGATATGCGTGAATGCGTCGCTTCGATACGGATCATTTATAACTTCGAGCGGATCGGCAGAATGGGGTACGACATCGCAGAAACGACTGCGATCCTGACAAAATGCTGCAACCTGAAGGACTGTGAAGCACTGATATCAATGGGCAGACTGGTCATCACGATGATCGAGGATGCTTTGAGTGCCTATGAAGAACGCTCCATCACAAAGATCATCACGATGCGTGACCGTGATGAAGAGGTTGACACACTCTACTGCGATGTACTGACCGGGTTTATTGGCAGGATGCAGGAAGAGAAGGATGCCGTGCCGGTCCTGACACGATATGTGATCATCGATCGGTACCTTGAGCGGTGTGGTGATCAGGCGTGCAACATCGCTGAGATGATCGTGTACATGATCACCGGTGACCGGGTTGAGATAAACTGA
- the pstB gene encoding phosphate ABC transporter ATP-binding protein PstB: MNEDSIINVKTLNLWYGETQALRNISMPIAHRKVTSLIGPSGCGKSTLIRCFNRMNDLVSICRIEGSITFHDKEIYGTGADAVDIRMQIGMVFQKPNPFPKSIYENIAYGPRIHGIKSRAEIDRIVESSLKKAALWEEVKTRLHDSALGLSGGQQQRLCIARTLAVNPEVILMDEPCSALDPIATAKIEDLIEELKTEYCVVIVTHSMSQAARVSDFTAFMYLGDLIEFGETRQIFENPKKELTENYITGRFG; this comes from the coding sequence ATGAACGAAGACAGTATAATCAATGTCAAGACCCTCAATCTCTGGTACGGAGAGACCCAGGCCCTGAGAAATATCTCCATGCCAATAGCCCACCGGAAAGTAACATCACTCATCGGGCCTTCAGGGTGTGGAAAATCAACCCTCATCAGGTGTTTTAACCGGATGAACGATCTTGTATCGATCTGCAGGATAGAGGGCTCGATCACCTTCCATGACAAGGAGATCTACGGGACAGGTGCTGATGCCGTTGACATCAGGATGCAGATCGGCATGGTCTTTCAGAAGCCGAATCCGTTCCCCAAGTCTATCTATGAGAATATCGCATATGGTCCCAGGATTCATGGCATAAAAAGCAGGGCAGAGATCGACCGGATAGTGGAGTCAAGCCTGAAGAAGGCGGCACTGTGGGAAGAGGTCAAGACAAGACTTCATGACTCTGCACTGGGGCTCTCGGGAGGACAGCAGCAGCGTCTCTGCATCGCACGGACTCTTGCTGTAAACCCTGAAGTGATCCTGATGGACGAGCCGTGCAGTGCCCTTGATCCTATTGCAACTGCAAAGATCGAGGACCTTATCGAGGAACTCAAGACCGAGTACTGTGTGGTGATCGTCACCCATAGCATGTCGCAGGCTGCACGTGTCTCTGACTTCACTGCATTCATGTACCTCGGGGATCTGATCGAGTTCGGGGAAACACGACAGATCTTTGAGAATCCAAAGAAAGAACTGACTGAGAATTACATTACCGGAAGATTCGGGTGA